tgtgaatgttacttaagacactgaaaaaccaacaactgtaAGAAGAATAACTTGCCATGTTTGTGACACTTGCTCTAAGTACAAGTTTACCTTTCCCTCTATTAAGAGGAACCagagtgacaaactgatggacacccaggacacaggtggaacacaagtTTGTGCTTCTTGCCACCAGGTGACTGAAggattctaatttacatttgagttcagttggaggagttttgggagcaaaagccatcatgttgtttggaaatatagtgaggaatagagtcaaggcattggccacagccatgtggcttaaaatcacctgtctgggcctctgtttagaaccagtcaagactggagagaaattatggacaaacagaaagacattggccacagtcccaaccccaaactggcaaaacaagaggagctgaagagctacttcctcagtggttttcacggatttaccatgagcagacatggagagggcttttcccaatcctacattgaTGAATAGATAGGACACTACTCTCTGTGGGTCTCTGTTCTattgtccacacttaccaattgatttgtgacaatttcttcacttgataagtGAGACAGTATTCTAGTTACACATTACAGGTAAATTGCAGGGAAAACAATGCATGTATAATAACTCAAGTAAAATATTATACGTATTGAATTACTCCTGACTCAAGATACATTTTGTATTGCAACTACATCTTTATTGGTTCAGTAGGTCAAGAgcacaataacacacattttaacactCCATGGGCTTTGCATATGAATACAGACAGTAAAGAGTCTAGTATGAATTTATGAATCCATCATCAGAATTCAATTAGCAGGGAGGGAAAGCTGCAAATGGGATGTAccttaatcaataaaaaataaaagaatatataaatgcaacataaaaataattaattgaataTCCTTATGTTAtagtaacatattaaaaataatgtgtatggGAATAACATGTAAGATTGTACATAATAATAAAGTTGTGTAACTGAATTCTGCTGTACAAAATTAAGATGttggcttttgagaaaattttatactattcatccacacaaacacagacacacacacacaaaaaaaagccACCACATATTTCTGATAGAGTCAACTGTCTTCTGATCACACAGATGAACATAGGCTTACATATGTGTACGCCATGTGAAAAAAACCCCAAGTTGCTAACAAGTTTCATTTATTCATAGTTTTTCCGAccttaatttttgttctaaaatgtcAGGTGCCAGAGTCTTAGCTGTGTCATCTCCAACTTCCCTCGAAAATTATTAACACAATCAGTATTATACCCTTTGCAAGCTAATGCTTAGCctgcattttacttgtttatatattttctgtagGAACACAAGGGTCTCCATCTAccagataaaattcaacatctcacATACATGTTACACTTAATTACTAATCTAGGacacagacatttctttgagatgaaagcaaaatattaacctaCTTAAATCAAACTTCAGACTtcaaaaagaaataatgtttcatgttggcttcagaagacaattttcactgaagaaaagagaaaagaattttaagcAGAAGTCTATGGTTGGAAGAATCccaccttctgagcctcagtcaggatgaagatgctcatctgaaGGCCAGCTGAAGAGCACAACTCCTGTAGAAGTATATTTCATAGTGCCTTGATTgaggaacttctctgtgtcaatctttgcctgagaaagaatgcaatgaaattcggaatggtttcttattctccatgCAATGCTGTGAAGGTAACCTAATAAGTCCAGGTTTCcagtctcataaaataatagggcaccgggacatgacatccttcagagagtctattatttatcatttatccccagagcaaatctccattcctttctgatgctTACTGATGATGTCTAAGAGTTTGTTATATGttaatgagtacctgggcagaagttagggaagggttttcatgtttcctttgggagaatctaagttctgaattgatCTTGTAGTCAGATGTGAATTGGGGCACTCCAGGGTAGAACAAGGGACTCATTATGTGAGTTTCTACAGAGTACTTTCTTCCCTACTATTTCACTCTTGCAAAGTTATTCTGACACCAAGTCCTCCCAGAAAACTGGCAATGTGTCATtcagattctgtaatttcccaGGAAGTTGCTTCATTACAACTTTTCCCATGTTGGACCCAGGACATTTATAAATGACGAATTTATTAACTGAAGCTGGTCTTTCCCACCTGAATCCTCGGGTTATTCCCATATCCACTTATTTTCAGGTAGATCATGCCTTGTTTTCTGATATACCCATGAATCCTTATCACAGGTCAAATATACTTTGGTAGTATCTAGAGAATTTCATTTCTAATTAAGTAATCCTGGACATACAAGCAAAGGTATGGATTGagcaatcattaagaaataaatagctccaactcatttctgctctaggtataataaaaaactagggACTTAGTTTAGATTTTCaatgatgaaaagtaaaaattcaggttataaatctaagaattgtatgttccAAACATTTATTGATATTTAAGCCTGCAACAATATTGTCTCAGGCACAATGAACTTATACTTTCATGTGTGAGAATTAAGATATTACTgtataatatttttacaaatgaaaataccAGCATTTAGAATGGGATATATgtggaaataggacaaaaagaaacaataacGTATCTTTAATTGCTCAGATACCTTATGTTTGTCTAGGACGAGTACATATCCATGATTTCATCTGTAAAATTTGTATTGGCTAATTGACATTTATTATCCTGACCCGCCGGACCCAGTTACTCGGGGGTCAAGGGGGACCAAGCCTGAACTAGAAACGGGCGAGAAAAGGGAGCGAGATCAAGCACAGGGTTGTCAAGGTCTACTTTAATGTAGGCTGGAAGCCTGATTatcagcacacagtgagagaaattAGGGAGTGTCTGAGGGGGAATGATCaaagcacagagagagggagggacatctggggcagatgctaAGTGCAGGCTTGAAACATCTTGTGGCTTATCTTTGGATGCTGGTTCTGCCCAAACAGCCCCAGGTGTCTGGGGAAGAGAAGGGTCAGTTGGTTCTCACAATCAGCCTTGTGTGAAGGAGGGGGTGGCTCGGCTCCCAACAAAGGGTCAATTTATTCTCAGGGAGGGAGCTGTTGAAGTCTGGTTTCCCACAGTGTGGTCTTCCACATCTCCccctcttttctttattaaagttGGGGGGTGGCCATAAAAAGAGGGTGGGTGGAGAGACTGTCTCAGGCTTTGTGGCTTGCACCCTAGTCCAGCATCACAGTAATTAGGCATTTTCAAATCCTCGTGGGGCAGGGCCTCTGTCTTAGGCCATGCGGGTGACATCATGTCTTACTCCAATGGCTTAATCAGGCCTTTTGTAGTTGTGATGGGTCCCAGGCAGTGGACCCACAATAATCCCGTCATGGAGTCAACCTGAAGCCAATAGTTGGTGTGCATCTGGCTCGTGGCACTACAATATTCCTGTCATTGGCAACTCCACAGCTTATGGCCCTCAGCCACTATTAGGAGCCGGAGGTCACCCTCCCCATCATTGATGTCTCCACAGCTTACAGAACCAGGAAGGCTCTGTGCCTGCAGCAAGGGTGGAGAACTGAAGGCCAACAGCTGCTCTCTCAGCATCAGCAGAAGAGAGGTCTTCGGCTGAGCCTCGGATGTCTAGCCGATGGTAGTGGACTGCAACTGGTTTATTTAAGGCAGAATCAATCTGTGatttaacaaaactggttaaCCTGTTAAAAACTCAGGGGCCAAAtgacaaaagcaacaaaatacccacgaggGGCCCCAAAAGGCTGGGGAGCAAGGTGGAGAGCCAGGGAGAAgttgaaaaccaattttgataCTAGGATACCAGGATTCTTGTTTGTCTCTGTTGCGCTTTCTTTCTTCTAAACTAATTCTGACCTTTTCCatgctatcttgaactaagcTGGTCTTGTCAgaataaaagcaacattcttcTTTGAGGGCTGTGCAGAGCCATCCCTCCTGCAGGAACACGAAATCGAGGCCTCACCTATTTGTAACACTACCTCAGACAGGGAGACCAaggaatcttttaaatttttaaacccTTCTGTAATTCCTGAATGTCTTTGTCCACAGTGAGGCTAAGCTGGGTGAACTGGGCAGACTGTTGCTGGGAGGAGACCCAGGAGGCAATACCAGTCCCCACGCCTGCAGCACCCAAACCAAGGACTAATGCTAGGGTTACCATAGTAATGGGCTCTCTCCTATCTCGGGGCAGGTTAGTGCCTCTTTCCCAAAACCAGAGGAGATCTTCTGCATGGTACACTGTTAACTTTGGTAGAAGTTGAACCAAGACACAGTAATCTTTGTTGGTTAAAAAGGTCTGGACAACCACATAGGTGGTAAGCCCAGTAGAACATGCTAAGTAAGTACCATTAGGCGCCCCAAGGTATTAAAAAGTGGCGTTCACAACAGTAGTCTGATTGCAAACTTCTAGCAAGGCCTGAGGGGGGCGCATGGAAGGCCCCAAAAGGTCCAGGACCAGCCCTAACACTTGACTCAGTGTGAGCCCTTCATTGTTCTTGGGGTGCCAGCCAAGCTTATTGGTATCATTGGTTGCAACAAGCGATCCAAATATTGCCACTCCTTCATAAAAAGGGGGTTGAGGAGAAAAACACACCCAACATTCATCATATTGGGTAGCATTAGCTGCATGCATAGCAGTAATTGAAGCATTTACCATCTCTAAAATTAATTCTGAGGAGGAGGGGGACCCAGCAGGAAGGGTGGGCTGAAACGTAGTATCAGAGGGGGCTTTGGGCGTAACAGGCAAGTGAGGAGGGGACTTCCCTGAGGATTTTGGATGGATAGTGGGATTAGGCCCTACTGCCACCTTTGGCTGGATCAGGATGGCTTTTGTTAATTGTACTTTAAAGGAGAGGCAGGGGTCTCTTCCCCCCACCTAGGCACAAAggccccactctgctccccacgAGTGTTCCCAAGTGAATTTCTTCCCAGCTTCTTCCCTGCTTTTGTTAATTGTACTTTAAAGGAGAGGCAGGGGTCTCTTCCCCCCACATAGGCACAAAGGCCCCATTCTGCTCCCCATGAGTGTTCCCAAGTGAACTTCTTCCCTGC
This Mus musculus strain C57BL/6J chromosome 7, GRCm38.p6 C57BL/6J DNA region includes the following protein-coding sequences:
- the Vmn1r240 gene encoding vomeronasal 1 receptor Vmn1r92, giving the protein MSAHGKSVKTTEEVALQLLLFCQFGVGTVANVFLFVHNFSPVLTGSKQRPRQVILSHMAVANALTLFLTIFPNNMMAFAPKTPPTELKCKLESFSHLVARSTNLCSTCVLGVHQFVTLVPLNRGKGKLVLRASVTNMASYSSYSCWFFSVLSNIHIPIKVSGPQITDNNTDSNRKLFCSTSGFSVGIVLLQFAYDATFMSIMVWTSVSMVLLLHRHRQRMQHILTPNQDARGQAETRATCTILMLVVTFVSFYLLNFICIMLHALFMHSHFFIRLVSEILTAVFPSISPLLLIFRDPKDPCSVLFNC